The Candidatus Binatia bacterium genomic interval AAAGTGGCGGAGGCGAAAGCGCGGGCCGAGGCGCTCTGCCAGCGCGTCATTTCGTCCTACGCGCAAACTGACTGGGCCGCCCGCACCCAAGCCTTGCTCTACATGGTGCAGCAGGACATTCCGACGTTCGGAAATCAGTTACAGTAGTTCTTTGGAGCGCAATTGAACCCTTACTCTCTCGCCGTACTCCTTGGCATCATCGAAGGCCTCACCGAGTTTTTGCCCGTCAGCTCGACCGCCCACCTGCGCATTGCCGAAGCCGCGCTCGGCATCGACCTCGCCAACGGCTACTGGAAGATGTTCACCATCGTGATCCAGCTCGGCGCCATTCTCTCGCTGCCTCTTTATTTCTGGCGCCGCATTCTCGACTTTCTTGAGACGTTCCCCTCCGGCCGCGAAGGCGACCGCACCGCCTTCGACCACCCTGTCTCGCTGACCTTCATCGCCTTCTTCGTCACCGCCATTCCCGCTTACCTGATGACGAAGATCATCGGCAAGCACCTGGAGAGCCTCTCCATCATGGGCGCTGCGCTGATCATCGGCGGCGTCGTGATGTGGATTATCGATTACGTTTACGAACACAACCGCGCCGTGCTCACCAGCCTCGGACACCCGACCGACTCAATGGAGCAGATGTCGCTCGGGCAATCCATCTGGATCGGCGCCTGCCAGATTCTCTCCGCGGTATTCCCCGGCACCTCGCGTTCGATGGCCACCATCGCCGCCGGACAGCTCACTGGCATGTCGCGTTCCGCTGCGCTCGAGTTTTCTTTTTTCCTGTCGATCCCGACCATGGTCGCGGCCACCGGTTACGACCTTCTGAAGTCATTCCGCCAAGGTGAAGCGGGCAGCGCAATCGGCTCCGCTCCCACCGGCGCTCAAGGA includes:
- a CDS encoding undecaprenyl-diphosphate phosphatase, whose amino-acid sequence is MNPYSLAVLLGIIEGLTEFLPVSSTAHLRIAEAALGIDLANGYWKMFTIVIQLGAILSLPLYFWRRILDFLETFPSGREGDRTAFDHPVSLTFIAFFVTAIPAYLMTKIIGKHLESLSIMGAALIIGGVVMWIIDYVYEHNRAVLTSLGHPTDSMEQMSLGQSIWIGACQILSAVFPGTSRSMATIAAGQLTGMSRSAALEFSFFLSIPTMVAATGYDLLKSFRQGEAGSAIGSAPTGAQGWALLAIGFVVSFIVAYGVVAWFMNWVRARGFVPFAIYRILAGAMVLAWALRSR